The following is a genomic window from Actinomadura rubteroloni.
CGACCTGCCGGCCGGTCGGACTGTACGGCCACGCCGCGCCGTCGGGACGGTGCAGGGCCGACCGTGATCCTTCGCTCGTCCAGACGGTGTGGCCGGCGGGAATCAGCGCAGGCCCGATGCCGGAGATCTCGTCCGGTGCCGGGAGCCGGTAGGTGAAGCCGTCGTCCAGCGTCGCGTTCACCCACCGGACGAACGTCCGGACCTCGTCGGCCTCGGCGCCCGTCGCCGCCGTCACCTGGTCCCGCGTGATGCGCCCCGACGGCCAGACCGCCCGGGAGGCGGGGGACGTGCACACGGCGACTCCCGCGTGCTCGTCGAGCCACGCGGTGCGGCTCACCATGCGCGACAGAAGGACTCCGCGGGCCACCTCGACCGGGATATCGTCGCCGATCGCCGTCGCCAGAAACTGCTCCACCTGCCGACGGAGCGCGGGGCGGAGCTGGCGGGCCTCGTCGGCGCAGTCGAGCGCCAGCACCAGGGACGTCGCGGTCCGCGCCGCGAAGGAGGCCTCCACGAGCGGTGAGACGTCGGAGTCCGCCGCCCAGAGGAGGGACGTCTCCCGCCACCACGCCCGGCTGACGTTGTCGGTGAGGAGGTGCAGCAACGCGGGCTCCTGCCGGATGCGGGCGGCGGCGAGGTATTCCTGCAACGTCAGGTGGACGAAGCCGTAGCGGTCGTGCTCACGTTCCACGATCAGGCCGCTGCGGGTGACCTCCCGCAGTAATACGCGGGGCTCGATGTCGCCGTTGATCTCGGCCAGCGGGCCGGCGATCACGGCGCAGGCTTCGCCGACCGTCAGATCGCGCGTCCGGCCGGTCATCATCCGCGTCGCGAGGTGCTGCACGATCACGGTCTTCTGCGGGCCGGTGAGGCCGAGCCGGTCTTCGAGGTTCTTGTCCTCCTGGCGCCGGTTCAGCAGGACGTCGCACATCTCTGCATATAGCGCGGCACGGCTGCCGGGAAGCTGCCCCCGGTAGCGGTGGACGTTCGCGATCATCGTCAGCAGCAGCGGGTTCGCGGCGAGGTCGTAGAGCGCGGTCTTCTCGCGGACGCGGCGCAGCAGGTCGGCCGCCTTCTCGTCCGCCACGGCGTCGATGCGGCGCGCGGAGCCCTGACGGGCGCGGTGTTCGATCGCGCGGTACCACCCGTGCAGGAACTCGCTGATCTGCGCCGGGCTGAACCGCTGCACCTGGAGGACGTCCGCGTTCGGAATGCGGTTGGACGTGTACCCGTGCGGACGAGACGTCACGACGAACGTGCTGCGCGGATGCCGGGCGATCTGCGCGCGGACCCAGGTGACGACGCGGCGACGGTCGGCGTCGTCCGCGACCTCGTCCAAGCCGTCGAGCATCACCAGGCAGCGGCCCGCGTCGAGCCGTCGCGCCAGCCACGGCGCCGGGATCCGGCCGTGCAGCCACGGGACGGAGACCGCGAGGTCGGCCAGGTCGGTGCCCGAAAGGATCGCGTCCGCGTGGTCGCGAAGGTACAGGAGCACGGGCAGGCGGCGGCGTCGCCACGACCACGGTCGGCAGAGCGCCAGCGCGACGTGCCGGACGAGTGTGGTCTTCCCCGACCCGGGGCTGCCGATCACCGCGAAGACCCGGTTCTGGTCCAGGAACGACGACAGCGGCCCGCGCTGACCCGGGCCGGCGGGCGCGGCGCCGACGGCGGGGTCGCGTTCGGTCTCCTGGACGGGCCGGGGCCGCAGCGCGACGTCCACGTAGACCTGCTTCATGCGCAGGACGTACTCGCCCTGCGTCATGATCCCGATCGTCTCCATGTCGGCGACCGAGTGCCGCACCTGCCGCCGGTACGTCCAGCGGCGCCCCCAGCGGGCGGATGGTGTCCGGCCCGTCCCGGCGCCGGGCGCCGCCGCGTGCTGCGAGAGCGCCAACAGCACGGTGGTGAACAGGAATGCCAGGTACGCCCAGTTCCAGTCGAGCTTGCCGTCGTTGAGGATCTGGTTGACGGCCACGCCGCCCGCCACCGTTGCCCCGGCTATGCCGAGCAACAGCACGGCGGCCCGCCAGTTCACCATGCCCCGACACTGCCCGACGAGCCGTCGGAGAGCGGGCGGAACCGGCCGGGTGGCCGGTTGCGGAAGCGGCTAGAAGCGCACCAGCCAGGCCACGATCCGGCTCACCGCGTAGTACGCGACGGCGGCGATGCCCCAGTTGATGTAGAGCTGCTCGTCGGGGTCGCGGCGGGTGAAGAGGTCGTGGAAGGGTGTGGCGAGCCAGCGGCCCGCGTCCAGCGTCCGTTCCACGAGAACGTTGCCGGGGTTCGCGTCCGACCAGACGAGCAGCATCCCGAGCAGCAGGATGAGCGCGGCGGCCCAGCCGGCGGCGGAGATCGCCATGCTCACCGGGTTGGAGCCGTGCCGCCGCCACCGGCGGCGCGGACGCTCCACGACGGGCGACGGCGCGTCTCCGACGGGTACGGGCGCGGTACGGGCGTGCGCGCCGCGCTGCCACGGACGGCGCGGAGCCGTCACGGTGTCACCGGGCTGCGCGGCTTCGGCCTCGCCGCGGCGAGACCACAGATGGACGGTCATGGCCGGTCCCTCCTCGGGTCGCGATCGTCCCCCGGTATGCCGCCACATCCGTCCGTCAAACAAAGCCCAGCTCAGGGCGGACGCGTCAGCGTTCGGGGGGACGGGCCTCGGCGGTGCGGCAGGCCGCGGCGGCGCAGTCGCTCAGGCGGCCGATCCAGGTCGTGAGCCGTTCCACCTCGGCGGGGTCGGCGGCGGCGAGGTTGTGGAGCTGGTACGGGTCGCGTTCCATGTCGTACAGTTCGCGCTCGCCCGTCGCGTAGTCCAGGTAGAGGTAGCGATCGGTGCGCAGGCCCGTGAAGACGGGGAGGTAGAACTGCGTGCGGGTTCTGGGCGTGTACGGGTCCGGAGGCTTGCCCGGCCCGTCGTAGCGGGCGGCCGGGTGGGTGCCGCGCGCCGTCCCGTGTTCCAGGAGGTACGCCGACCGCCAGCCGGACGGGCGCCGGCCCGCCAGGAGCGGACGCAGGGAGCGGCCGTCCACGATCGGGGGGCGGCGCGCCCCGGCGAGGTCGAGCAGGGTCGGCGCGACGTCGGTGTTCCCGGCCAGCGCCGACACCGTGCGGCCCGCCGGGACGCCCGGCCCGCGCACCACGAACGGCACCCGGATGTCGCCCTCGTACCCGGTGTTCTTGCCGGGCGGCATCCGGTAGTCGCCGATGTGGAAGCCGTTGTCGGACGTGACGACGATGTAGGTGTCGTCCAGCCGTCCGGCGGCGCGCAGCGCGGTGACCAGCGCGTCCACCATGTCGTCGATGGCGCGCATCGACTGGGCGCGGTGCCGGAACAGCGTGTCCCAGCGGCGTTCCTCGCCGGACGTGAGCGGCGGCAGCCGCCGTACTTCGGTGGTTTTGCCCGCCGGGGCCGCGTCGTAGGCGGGCGTGCGCGGCGCCTTCAGGCCGGGATACAGCTTCTTGTGGCGCGGCGCCGGGACGGCCGGGGGATGCGGCGTGACGGGCGCGATGTAGGCGAAGAACGGCCGCTTGTCCTGCGCGGTGACGAACTGCTGCGCGTACTGCGACAGCACGTCCGTCAGGTAGGTCTTCGGGGACGGCGGCCGTTTGACGAGCGACCCGTTCACGTTGAGCGTGTAGTCGAACCCCTGGAACGGGTGCCCGGCCACCGGCGCCACCCACGTGTCCCAGCCGGGCGGGACGCGCGTGAGCGGCAGCGACGGCACCTGCTCGGGGTAGCCGTTCAGGTACTTGCCGAACAGCCCGTTGCGGTAGCCGGCCTTCGCCAGCCACGTGGCGAGCGTGTCCTTCTCCTCGCCGCGCTTGTAGAACTCCATGAAGCCGCCGTTCGGCGGGTTGTTGCTCCACACGCCGGTGTTGTGCGCGTACTGGCCGCGCAGCGTGGACGCCCGCGACGGGCAGCACCACGACAGGTTGACGTAGTAGCGGTTCAGCGTCACGCCCTGCGCGGTGATGTCGCGGGCCGTCTTCGGCATGTACGGCATGAGCGTGTCGTCCAGGTCGTCGGCCAGGACGAAGATGAAGTTCGGCTTCTTGTGCGGCTTGGACGGCTCCGCGGTGCCCGGTCCGGCCGCGCAGCCCGACGCGAGCAGGACCAGGCCGAGCAGGACGGCGCCGAGACGCCTCACCGGCGCACCCGCAGGACGCGGCGGCGCTGCGCGGGTACCTCGGGCACCGGCGGCGCGAACCGGTCCCGGTCGGCGACGGCGAGCAGCGCGGCGGCGGCGGCCTCGGCGATCTGCTCGTGCGTGATCGGGCCGTGCAGGTCGCGTTCGGGGCTGAACCGCAGCTCGGCGACGTCGCCGATGATCCGCGCGCCGGTAGCGCGCAGGTCGGCGAGGTCCTCCTCCGTCCACGACTCGACCAGCCGCCACGCCGACTCCGGGACGCCGGGACGCGGCCCCGGCACCGTCCCGCGCAGCACGATCGCCTCCCGGACGGCCCGCGCCGCGTAGGTGTCCCAGCCCGCCGACTCGAACGCCTCGTTCAGCCGGACCATGACCTGCGCCTGCGGCAGGGTGAGGCTCTCGTGCGTCCGGACGGCGTGGACCTCGTCGGCGACGGTGACGCCGTGCGCGCCGATCGCGACCCGGAACCGCTCCCACAGCAGGTCGTGCGGACGGCCGGGGTTGACGACGACCGTCACCCGCTCGGGACCGACGACCGACGCCCAGCGCCGCACGAGCCGGCCGAGCGCGAACGACCGCCACAGGTGCAGGTCCTGGTCCTCCTCGACGGCCCGCTCGCCCGCCTCGCGCTGCCGCGCCAGCCAGGCGAAGAACGCGCCGAGCGCGCTGACGCGGCCGTTGCGGACGTGCTGCTGCCACAGCGACGGCAGTGACCGGCCGAGCGGACGCGTCGTCACGACGACCTCGATCGCGTCGGCGTCGAACTCGGTGACGAGCGTCCGGATCGCGTCGGTGCGGATCACCGACAGCGCCTCGGCGGAGATCAGGGCCGTGCCGGGCCAGTCGCGGACCTTCTCCGCGAGCGCGTCCCAGCGGGGCCGTTCCTCGGCGGCGCGCTCGGCCGTCACCCACGGGTACTCGGTGCCGAGAAGCCCGTAGGTGGCGCGCTCGTGGTTCTCGATCGCGTCCGGCAGGGCCTCGCGCAGGGACGCGGGGAACAGGATCCCGGCGTCGGCGAGCCCGTCCGAGCAGTGCCCGAGGATCCGCTGGAGATGCGTCGTCCCCGACTTCTGCTGGCCGATGTGCAGGATGACCTTCGCGGACACGCACCGTTCCCCGCGCCGGGGCCGCCGTCCGGCCCGTGTTCTCGCAGGCTAGTGAGCGGCGGGACGGCGCCGGACGCATTCCCCCGGTTGTTCGGTCAGGGTTGGCCCGGTGTTCGCTCTCCGGTCAGACCACCGCAGTCCGGACGGTTTTCGTGTCGCGCGGGGCGCCCGGGAACAGCAAAGGCCCCGGGTCCTTGTGGGATCCGGGGCCGCAGGGGCCGGCGCCGTTGTTTAGTGGTCCTAACCAAATCCATCGTATCGGTCGTCCGGAGCCGCCGCGTCCACCGCCCCGCGCCGGGATACGCTGCGGGCCACGGTTCGGAGGAGGGGCGTTGGACGGGGCGCAGGACGGGGCGGACGACGACTTGGGCCGCGTGCTGCTGCGCACGGCGACGCTGACCGTCCTGCTGTTCCAGTCCGTCGCGGCGCACGCGGGGCTCGGCGTGGTGGACGCGCAGTGCGCCGTCCTGCTCGGTCTCGACGGCCCGCGCACGCCGGGGCAGCTCGCGCGGGCGGTCGGCGTCTCGACCGGCGGCGCGATCACCGCCGTGATCGACCGGCTGGAGGCGGCCGGGCTCGCCCGCCGCACCCGCGACCCCGGCGACCGGCGGCGGGTGCTGGTCGCGCCCGTTCCCGGCGCGCTGGACCGGCTGGCCGCCCACACGGGACCGGCCGCCGCCGCGCTCGCCGCCGCGACCCCGCCCGCCCTCGCGCCGTCGCTGCGGGACTGGGCGGACGCGCTGAACGCCGCCCTCCCCGATGTGATCGAGGCGACGCGCCCCGCGCCGTGACCCCGGCCCGGCGATGCGCGGGCGGTCCGCCGGCCGCGTCCGCCGAAAGGACGCGCGCAGCCGCCGGCGGGGGACGAGCACTCGCGCTTGGACCGTTCTAAAACGCGTTCGCGGTAGCGGGAATGTGCCGCCGGAAGGTCTTGGCATTCCCGCGCAATTCTGTTACGGCGCCATACTGACCAAGCGGTCATGATCACGCACGGGCCGGTGTCTCCGCAGGTGGGACCAAATTTCATGGTTTGTAGGTAGGGAAACTTGACCTTGCTCGGGAACGCGCCGTACTCTCCTGGCGGATGATCTTCCGAACGTGATGGGAAAACCATGCGACTTCGTTTCGGCGCCCTTGCCGCGGCGGCGCTCCTGCTGACCCCGGCCCTGGCCGCGTGCGGCACCGACGACCCGGCCTCCGCCACCGACAAGGAGGCCGTCGCGGGGAGCACCACGGCCGCCGCCGTGGTCGCGAAGGTCGCCAAGGATGACGCGCTCAACGCGCAGCTCCCCGCCGACGTCCGTTCCG
Proteins encoded in this region:
- a CDS encoding MarR family winged helix-turn-helix transcriptional regulator; this translates as MDGAQDGADDDLGRVLLRTATLTVLLFQSVAAHAGLGVVDAQCAVLLGLDGPRTPGQLARAVGVSTGGAITAVIDRLEAAGLARRTRDPGDRRRVLVAPVPGALDRLAAHTGPAAAALAAATPPALAPSLRDWADALNAALPDVIEATRPAP
- a CDS encoding NACHT domain-containing protein; translated protein: MVNWRAAVLLLGIAGATVAGGVAVNQILNDGKLDWNWAYLAFLFTTVLLALSQHAAAPGAGTGRTPSARWGRRWTYRRQVRHSVADMETIGIMTQGEYVLRMKQVYVDVALRPRPVQETERDPAVGAAPAGPGQRGPLSSFLDQNRVFAVIGSPGSGKTTLVRHVALALCRPWSWRRRRLPVLLYLRDHADAILSGTDLADLAVSVPWLHGRIPAPWLARRLDAGRCLVMLDGLDEVADDADRRRVVTWVRAQIARHPRSTFVVTSRPHGYTSNRIPNADVLQVQRFSPAQISEFLHGWYRAIEHRARQGSARRIDAVADEKAADLLRRVREKTALYDLAANPLLLTMIANVHRYRGQLPGSRAALYAEMCDVLLNRRQEDKNLEDRLGLTGPQKTVIVQHLATRMMTGRTRDLTVGEACAVIAGPLAEINGDIEPRVLLREVTRSGLIVEREHDRYGFVHLTLQEYLAAARIRQEPALLHLLTDNVSRAWWRETSLLWAADSDVSPLVEASFAARTATSLVLALDCADEARQLRPALRRQVEQFLATAIGDDIPVEVARGVLLSRMVSRTAWLDEHAGVAVCTSPASRAVWPSGRITRDQVTAATGAEADEVRTFVRWVNATLDDGFTYRLPAPDEISGIGPALIPAGHTVWTSEGSRSALHRPDGAAWPYSPTGRQVDGFPGRSVECVRLLVRIIVSARDPNELADLLTYAHLAAADERRDEHRTARILCLLDTQAAADDPRTSRDWTLAASGILDGGRETLMPAGVARALADLIDIGGAPPAELLRETLRDARSGVPEPLEINETVAACRSWNFLRITAAPFSNDRSALDMPFPSAGERIGGPSSGPFPDRSPRREIALTRLEPVKPFHRMALYGLAEVLGRGLGARFAQALPALVHAAQVIVDAWSAAQERPAPDAVSVPYITDFIAGHLDRMLAGARRPAEDPLALLAELDAAVRTKPGAALIGYAHWLARELFASGPAGAGPMIEAAACVFAFVLSEPDGRERDQAIRVLSSLISFTGPEHEQPKRNQVVLLVREG
- a CDS encoding sulfatase family protein, which produces MRRLGAVLLGLVLLASGCAAGPGTAEPSKPHKKPNFIFVLADDLDDTLMPYMPKTARDITAQGVTLNRYYVNLSWCCPSRASTLRGQYAHNTGVWSNNPPNGGFMEFYKRGEEKDTLATWLAKAGYRNGLFGKYLNGYPEQVPSLPLTRVPPGWDTWVAPVAGHPFQGFDYTLNVNGSLVKRPPSPKTYLTDVLSQYAQQFVTAQDKRPFFAYIAPVTPHPPAVPAPRHKKLYPGLKAPRTPAYDAAPAGKTTEVRRLPPLTSGEERRWDTLFRHRAQSMRAIDDMVDALVTALRAAGRLDDTYIVVTSDNGFHIGDYRMPPGKNTGYEGDIRVPFVVRGPGVPAGRTVSALAGNTDVAPTLLDLAGARRPPIVDGRSLRPLLAGRRPSGWRSAYLLEHGTARGTHPAARYDGPGKPPDPYTPRTRTQFYLPVFTGLRTDRYLYLDYATGERELYDMERDPYQLHNLAAADPAEVERLTTWIGRLSDCAAAACRTAEARPPER